The following proteins come from a genomic window of Atribacteraceae bacterium:
- the rpmD gene encoding 50S ribosomal protein L30, producing MDAKFVKITLQKSLIGRPKAHRRTVKALGLRCMHTSVVKPNTPSILGMVNKVGYLLRVEGARAEENAYYEDK from the coding sequence ATGGATGCGAAATTCGTGAAAATTACTCTTCAGAAAAGCCTGATCGGTCGTCCGAAGGCCCATCGAAGAACGGTTAAGGCCTTGGGCTTAAGATGTATGCACACATCGGTTGTGAAACCGAACACCCCATCAATACTCGGCATGGTGAATAAGGTCGGCTACCTTCTCAGGGTCGAAGGAGCCAGGGCAGAGGAGAACGCTTACTATGAAGATAAATGA
- the rpsE gene encoding 30S ribosomal protein S5 — MERVKPDGFELEERLIAVNRVSKVVKGGKRFGFRAIVAVGNRDGVVGIGIGKAKEVPEAVRKAVERAKKSLIRFPRRGSTITHKINARFGSGLVVMKPASPGTGVIAGGPVRAIMEMAGIEDILTKSLNTNNPINVARATMQGLIELKDPRIVARLRGKATQNFFE; from the coding sequence ATGGAGAGAGTGAAGCCTGATGGGTTTGAATTGGAAGAACGATTAATTGCCGTTAATCGGGTCAGCAAAGTGGTCAAGGGCGGCAAACGTTTTGGATTTCGAGCCATTGTCGCAGTAGGAAACAGAGACGGGGTTGTCGGCATCGGTATTGGAAAAGCCAAAGAAGTTCCCGAGGCTGTGCGAAAAGCGGTCGAACGGGCCAAGAAATCTTTGATCCGATTTCCTCGCCGGGGATCCACGATCACTCATAAAATCAACGCGCGTTTCGGATCGGGATTGGTGGTCATGAAGCCCGCTTCACCAGGAACCGGCGTCATTGCCGGAGGACCGGTCCGCGCGATTATGGAAATGGCGGGCATCGAAGACATTCTGACCAAATCTTTAAATACCAACAATCCGATCAATGTCGCCCGAGCGACCATGCAGGGCCTTATCGAGCTGAAAGATCCCCGTATTGTTGCCCGACTAAGAGGCAAGGCGACTCAGAATTTCTTCGAATGA